The proteins below come from a single Cannabis sativa cultivar Pink pepper isolate KNU-18-1 chromosome 3, ASM2916894v1, whole genome shotgun sequence genomic window:
- the LOC115711324 gene encoding transcription factor PRE3 has product MSNHQTSSRSSSPFIKPTDDEIHHLVLKLQSLLPLLNRTPNVPASTILDETCTYIMRLRREVDSLSGKLSQLLNTAEIDDVDELIRKLLQQ; this is encoded by the exons ATGTCAAATCATCAGACTTCATCAAGGTCATCTTCACCTTTCATCAAACCCACTGATGATGAGATTCACCACCTTGTTTTGAAGCTACAATCCTTGTTACCCCTCCTTAATAGAACACCCAAT GTACCGGCTTCAACAATTTTGGATGAAACTTGCACTTACATTATGAGGCTGCGTAGAGAGGTAGATAGCCTGAGTGGGAAACTTTCTCAATTACTTAATACAGCAGAAATCGACGATGTAGATGAGCTTATTAGAAAACTTCTTCAACAATAA